Proteins encoded within one genomic window of Ammonifex degensii KC4:
- a CDS encoding TCP-1/cpn60 chaperonin family protein, whose translation MSLKSQASAGSEVNERLAALISNANAVRAIAAAVEGTLGPKGLDTMLVDRFGEVVITNDGVTILTTMEATHPAAKMVINVAKAQEEEVGDGTTTTTVMAGAMVGTGLELVLKGVPVARVIEGLRKGLQFALEALAAKALPLDGLEDPRLYQVALIAGRGHEDIASLVVEAARLVGEDELRRPAFKLADIVVAEEGAENQVFRGVIISKSRLNRQMPERLEKVRVLVVDDALEPEEIEEEALRTEAGFARYLALQEEFKRNLKKLIDLGVGLVLVDRGVADIAEEILTDAGIMVVQRVLNRELRRAAEHTGAKPIKRTGLKKSPEELERYLGWAEEVFEEEKLEKVFLRGGGKPMATIVVGAATAEVVGERERIAKDAAAAVQAAIRGGVVPGGGSVELAVAREVERRKSEVRGMAAYGVDCVVEALKRPLAQIVANAGFNPLEKIGDVIAAQAASGKDSLGIDCDTGEIKDMVEAGVLDPAPVKRHALKAAGEIAEAILRIDTIIRKKEDKPESGEGSKDGGAG comes from the coding sequence ATGAGCTTAAAAAGCCAAGCGAGTGCCGGTTCGGAAGTGAACGAGCGCCTGGCGGCGCTCATTTCCAATGCTAATGCTGTGCGGGCCATCGCGGCGGCGGTGGAAGGCACGCTGGGACCCAAAGGGCTCGATACCATGCTGGTGGACCGCTTTGGCGAAGTGGTCATCACCAACGACGGGGTGACCATCCTCACCACCATGGAGGCCACCCATCCAGCGGCCAAGATGGTGATAAACGTGGCCAAGGCGCAGGAGGAAGAAGTAGGAGACGGAACCACCACTACCACCGTGATGGCTGGAGCCATGGTGGGAACGGGGCTGGAGTTGGTACTCAAAGGGGTGCCGGTGGCCCGGGTCATAGAGGGGCTAAGAAAGGGTCTGCAGTTTGCTTTGGAGGCGTTGGCGGCCAAGGCTTTACCCCTTGATGGCCTGGAAGATCCGCGCCTTTACCAGGTGGCCCTCATAGCAGGTAGGGGACACGAGGACATAGCCTCCCTGGTGGTGGAAGCCGCCCGGCTGGTAGGAGAGGATGAGTTGCGGCGGCCAGCTTTCAAGCTGGCCGATATAGTGGTGGCCGAGGAAGGGGCCGAGAATCAAGTATTCCGGGGGGTCATCATCAGCAAGAGCCGGCTTAACCGGCAGATGCCGGAACGGCTGGAGAAGGTGCGCGTTCTGGTGGTGGACGACGCCTTGGAACCGGAGGAAATAGAGGAAGAGGCTTTGCGCACGGAGGCCGGCTTTGCCCGCTACCTCGCTCTCCAAGAAGAGTTCAAGCGCAACCTAAAGAAGCTTATTGATCTGGGAGTAGGCCTGGTCCTGGTGGACCGTGGGGTGGCGGATATAGCGGAGGAGATCTTAACTGATGCCGGTATCATGGTGGTGCAGCGGGTGTTGAACCGGGAGCTCAGGCGAGCGGCCGAGCACACCGGAGCCAAGCCCATAAAGCGCACCGGGCTTAAAAAGAGTCCAGAGGAACTCGAACGCTATTTGGGCTGGGCGGAGGAGGTCTTCGAGGAAGAGAAGCTGGAGAAAGTTTTCTTGCGCGGCGGGGGCAAGCCCATGGCCACCATCGTGGTAGGAGCGGCCACCGCTGAAGTGGTAGGGGAGCGGGAGCGCATCGCCAAGGATGCTGCCGCGGCAGTGCAGGCAGCCATAAGGGGCGGGGTAGTTCCCGGTGGGGGATCGGTAGAGTTGGCGGTGGCGCGGGAAGTGGAGCGGCGCAAGAGCGAGGTTCGGGGCATGGCCGCCTACGGGGTCGACTGCGTGGTGGAGGCCCTCAAGCGCCCTCTAGCCCAGATCGTGGCCAACGCCGGCTTTAACCCCCTGGAAAAAATAGGGGACGTGATAGCGGCGCAGGCGGCTTCCGGCAAAGACTCTTTGGGCATAGACTGCGATACCGGGGAGATAAAAGACATGGTGGAGGCGGGAGTGCTCGACCCCGCGCCGGTAAAACGGCACGCCCTCAAGGCAGCAGGAGAGATTGCGGAAGCCATCCTGCGCATTGACACCATAATCCGAAAAAAAGAAGATAAACCGGAAAGCGGGGAAGGGAGTAAGGATGGAGGAGCGGGATAA
- the grpE gene encoding nucleotide exchange factor GrpE: MEERDKEVKPGPNGEAETAGEEKEAVTEPVPSLPELEAEIHLLKEALAQAEARAEEYQRQLLRLRADFETFRRRLQQEKEEALARATENLIKNLLPILDDFERALAAPGDRLEDFLRGMEMIYQRLFSILQQEGLEPIAAEGDKFDPFRHEAFAFEEREDCEDGIILEEFRRGYLFRGKLLRPSLVKVAKAKAVETEAKEEEKDGENSGN, translated from the coding sequence ATGGAGGAGCGGGATAAAGAGGTTAAGCCCGGTCCCAACGGGGAGGCCGAGACAGCAGGCGAGGAGAAGGAAGCGGTGACCGAGCCGGTTCCTTCTCTGCCGGAGTTGGAAGCAGAGATCCATCTGCTCAAAGAGGCGCTGGCCCAGGCGGAGGCTCGGGCCGAAGAATATCAGCGGCAACTCCTGCGCCTGCGGGCCGATTTTGAAACTTTCCGCCGCCGTCTGCAGCAGGAAAAAGAAGAGGCTCTAGCTAGAGCCACGGAGAACCTGATCAAGAACCTTCTGCCGATACTTGACGACTTCGAGCGAGCCCTGGCGGCGCCGGGGGACCGACTGGAAGATTTCTTGCGGGGCATGGAAATGATCTACCAGCGCCTTTTCTCCATCCTCCAGCAGGAGGGTTTGGAACCCATAGCGGCGGAGGGAGATAAGTTCGACCCCTTCCGCCATGAGGCTTTTGCTTTCGAAGAAAGAGAAGATTGTGAAGACGGTATCATCCTGGAAGAATTCCGCCGCGGCTATCTTTTCCGCGGCAAGCTCCTGCGTCCTTCTCTGGTAAAAGTAGCCAAAGCCAAAGCCGTTGAAACCGAAGCTAAGGAGGAGGAGAAGGATGGAGAAAATTCTGGGAATTGA
- the dnaK gene encoding molecular chaperone DnaK produces MEKILGIDLGTTNSCMAVMMGGEPVVIPNAEGGRVTPSVVAFSSTGELLVGEPAKRQAIINPERTVISIKRHMGSNYRVKIDDKEFTPQQISAFILQKLKRDAEAYLGEKITKAVITVPAYFDDSQRQATKDAGRIAGLEVVRIINEPTAAALAYGLDKEGTQTILVYDLGGGTFDVSILEIGEGVFEVKATSGNNRLGGDDFDQRIIDYLIAEFKKETGIDLRQDRMAMQRLKEAAEKAKIELSTLTSTTINLPFIAADASGPKHLNVTLTRAKFEELTRDLVEMTMGPIKQALADAGLKPEDIDKILLVGGSTRMPCIQEAVRRFFGKEPHKGINPDECVAIGAAIQGAIIAGEVRDVVLVDVIPISLGIETLGGVFTKIIERNTTIPVRRSQIFTTAADNQTTVEIHVLQGERPMAADNKSLGRFLLTGIPPAPRGVPQIEVTFDVDVNGILNVTARDLATGREQSITITGSTRLSEEEIQRMIKEAEQYAEQDRRRKEEAETRNQAESLVYQAEKVLKDFRDKADKEKVERLEAALKELKAALEKQDIDEIKRKMEALTEPLHALTTEAYRRAASSTSQAASAGEQKGEQGKTLDADYEVK; encoded by the coding sequence ATGGAGAAAATTCTGGGAATTGACCTGGGTACTACTAACTCCTGCATGGCAGTAATGATGGGCGGTGAGCCAGTAGTGATTCCCAACGCCGAAGGGGGCCGCGTGACCCCTTCGGTAGTGGCCTTCTCTTCCACCGGGGAGCTTCTGGTGGGAGAGCCGGCCAAGCGCCAGGCCATCATCAACCCGGAGCGCACGGTTATTTCCATAAAGCGCCACATGGGTTCTAACTACCGGGTGAAGATAGACGACAAGGAGTTCACCCCCCAGCAAATCTCTGCCTTCATTTTGCAGAAGCTCAAGAGAGACGCGGAGGCTTACCTAGGGGAAAAGATTACTAAGGCGGTCATCACCGTTCCGGCCTACTTTGACGACTCACAGCGGCAGGCTACCAAGGACGCTGGGCGCATCGCCGGACTGGAAGTAGTGCGTATCATCAACGAGCCCACGGCTGCAGCTCTGGCCTACGGCCTAGACAAGGAAGGGACTCAAACCATCCTGGTATACGACCTGGGAGGCGGCACCTTCGACGTCTCCATCCTGGAGATAGGCGAAGGGGTCTTCGAGGTGAAGGCCACCAGCGGGAACAATCGCCTGGGTGGGGACGACTTCGACCAGCGGATCATCGACTACCTCATCGCCGAGTTCAAGAAGGAGACCGGGATTGACCTCCGGCAGGACCGGATGGCCATGCAGAGGCTTAAGGAAGCGGCGGAGAAAGCCAAGATCGAACTTTCCACGCTGACCTCCACCACCATTAACCTTCCCTTCATCGCTGCCGACGCTTCCGGTCCTAAGCACCTGAACGTCACTCTCACCCGGGCAAAGTTTGAGGAGTTGACGCGCGACCTGGTAGAGATGACTATGGGCCCGATAAAGCAGGCTCTGGCCGATGCCGGGCTTAAGCCAGAAGATATTGACAAGATTCTTCTAGTAGGCGGATCTACCCGAATGCCTTGCATTCAGGAAGCGGTGCGGCGCTTCTTCGGCAAGGAGCCGCACAAGGGGATAAACCCGGACGAATGCGTAGCTATAGGAGCAGCTATCCAGGGAGCCATAATCGCTGGTGAAGTTCGCGATGTGGTCCTGGTGGATGTCATACCCATAAGCTTGGGTATCGAGACCCTGGGAGGAGTGTTTACCAAGATCATCGAGCGCAACACCACCATTCCCGTGCGCAGAAGCCAGATCTTCACCACCGCGGCTGACAACCAGACTACGGTGGAAATCCATGTACTCCAGGGCGAGCGGCCCATGGCGGCCGACAACAAGAGCCTGGGACGCTTTCTACTGACCGGTATCCCGCCGGCACCGCGTGGGGTGCCCCAGATAGAGGTGACCTTTGACGTAGACGTCAACGGCATCCTGAACGTCACTGCGCGCGACCTGGCCACGGGTAGGGAGCAGAGCATCACCATAACCGGCTCGACCCGACTTTCCGAGGAAGAGATCCAGCGGATGATCAAGGAGGCGGAGCAGTACGCGGAGCAGGACCGCCGGCGCAAGGAGGAAGCCGAGACCCGCAACCAAGCCGAGTCCCTGGTCTACCAGGCGGAAAAAGTACTCAAGGATTTCCGCGACAAAGCAGACAAGGAAAAGGTGGAGCGGCTGGAGGCGGCCTTAAAAGAGCTCAAGGCGGCTTTGGAGAAGCAGGACATAGACGAAATCAAGCGGAAGATGGAGGCGCTCACCGAGCCGCTGCACGCTCTTACCACCGAGGCTTACCGCCGGGCCGCCAGCTCGACCTCCCAAGCCGCCTCTGCGGGCGAGCAAAAGGGAGAGCAGGGGAAGACCCTGGATGCCGACTACGAAGTGAAATAA
- the dnaJ gene encoding molecular chaperone DnaJ: MAHKDYYEILGVPRNATQEEIKKAYRRLARKYHPDANPDNKEEAAAKFREITEAYAVLSDPEKRAQYDRYGHVGPEGQGINFDFRQADFEEIFRDLGFGFGDLFETLFGFRRPQAGPRRGADLEVELELSFREAIFGAEKEVPVPRTERCPTCQGTGCQPGTRVEKCPACGGTGHLTFARSTPFGQFIQTRTCDRCGGTGEFISHPCTTCRGTGQVKKRRQVKVRIPAGVEDGMRLRLRGEGEAGVHGGPPGDLYILLRVKPDPVFKRQGDDLWCEIPISFPQAALGAEVEVPTLEGPDREGKVRLRIPPGTQPGELLKVKGKGVPTPYGRGDLWVQVRLVVPTKLTERQKELLQEFARLSGEEVRPEEKSFFKRVRDAWR, translated from the coding sequence ATGGCCCACAAGGATTACTACGAAATCCTGGGAGTGCCTCGTAACGCCACCCAGGAAGAAATAAAGAAGGCCTACCGGCGGTTGGCGCGGAAGTACCATCCCGACGCCAACCCCGACAACAAAGAAGAGGCGGCGGCCAAGTTCCGGGAGATCACCGAAGCCTACGCGGTACTTTCTGACCCGGAGAAAAGGGCCCAGTACGACCGCTACGGCCACGTGGGGCCGGAAGGGCAGGGTATTAACTTTGACTTCCGACAGGCCGACTTCGAGGAAATCTTCCGCGACCTGGGTTTCGGCTTCGGTGATCTCTTCGAGACCCTTTTTGGCTTCCGCCGACCGCAAGCCGGTCCGCGCCGGGGAGCAGACCTGGAAGTAGAGCTAGAGCTCAGCTTCCGGGAAGCCATCTTCGGCGCGGAGAAGGAGGTTCCCGTCCCCCGCACCGAGCGCTGCCCCACCTGCCAGGGTACCGGTTGCCAGCCGGGAACGCGGGTGGAGAAGTGCCCCGCCTGCGGCGGCACCGGCCATCTGACCTTCGCTCGCTCCACCCCCTTCGGCCAGTTTATACAGACGCGCACCTGCGACCGCTGCGGGGGCACGGGAGAGTTCATCTCCCATCCCTGCACCACCTGCCGCGGCACAGGCCAGGTGAAGAAGAGGCGGCAGGTAAAGGTGCGGATTCCGGCCGGCGTGGAGGACGGAATGCGCCTGCGCCTGCGCGGGGAAGGGGAAGCGGGAGTTCACGGCGGCCCGCCGGGAGATCTTTACATCTTATTGCGAGTAAAGCCCGACCCGGTGTTCAAACGGCAGGGAGATGACCTCTGGTGCGAAATACCCATCTCCTTCCCCCAGGCGGCACTGGGGGCGGAAGTGGAGGTGCCCACTCTAGAAGGTCCGGACCGGGAGGGGAAGGTCCGCCTGCGCATTCCTCCTGGCACCCAGCCAGGGGAGCTCCTGAAGGTCAAGGGGAAGGGGGTCCCCACTCCCTACGGCCGGGGAGACCTGTGGGTGCAGGTGAGGCTGGTGGTGCCTACCAAGCTTACGGAGCGGCAGAAGGAACTTTTGCAGGAGTTTGCCCGCCTCTCCGGGGAAGAAGTGAGGCCCGAGGAGAAAAGTTTTTTTAAGCGCGTGAGGGACGCCTGGCGATGA
- the prmA gene encoding 50S ribosomal protein L11 methyltransferase, producing the protein MTEENWWEVSIPVREEEAEEAANALAKLTGRGVAIVPASSFSTVVAYLPATTPAEKLLRFWAEGERWAAGKIEVRRLQEKDWLTWWRREYHPFRVGKRLVIKPTWAAYEPGPGEVVIELDPGLAFGCGTHPTTRICLRLLEKWLRPGMKVYDVGTGSGILAIAAALLGADWIWAIDEDEVALRVARENVARNGVADRVQVLRGNLLEGKEEKADLIVANLTAELILQLLPQAAKLLLPGGLLIAGGIPVERKGEVLSSSPLVLVEELAEEGWVGLVLSAR; encoded by the coding sequence ATGACGGAAGAAAATTGGTGGGAGGTAAGCATTCCGGTCAGAGAAGAGGAGGCCGAGGAAGCGGCTAACGCTTTGGCCAAGCTTACGGGGCGCGGGGTGGCGATCGTCCCCGCTTCTTCTTTTTCCACCGTGGTGGCCTACCTGCCAGCGACTACACCGGCGGAGAAGCTTCTGCGCTTCTGGGCGGAAGGGGAGAGGTGGGCGGCCGGGAAGATCGAGGTGCGCAGGCTTCAGGAAAAAGACTGGCTCACCTGGTGGCGCCGGGAGTACCACCCCTTTCGGGTGGGCAAGCGCCTGGTGATCAAGCCTACCTGGGCCGCCTACGAGCCCGGGCCCGGGGAGGTGGTGATCGAACTCGATCCCGGCTTGGCCTTCGGCTGCGGCACCCACCCCACTACCCGCATCTGCCTGCGGCTTTTGGAGAAGTGGCTCCGGCCCGGGATGAAAGTCTACGATGTTGGCACGGGTTCGGGCATCTTGGCGATAGCCGCCGCTTTGCTTGGCGCAGATTGGATCTGGGCCATAGACGAGGACGAGGTAGCACTGAGGGTGGCCCGCGAGAACGTGGCCCGCAACGGGGTGGCGGACCGGGTTCAGGTACTGCGGGGAAACCTCCTGGAAGGAAAAGAAGAAAAGGCGGATCTCATAGTGGCGAACCTCACGGCGGAGCTTATTCTGCAGCTTCTGCCCCAGGCGGCGAAACTACTGCTTCCCGGAGGGTTACTCATAGCAGGCGGCATACCGGTAGAGCGAAAAGGAGAGGTTCTTTCTTCTTCTCCTTTGGTGCTGGTGGAGGAACTGGCGGAAGAAGGCTGGGTGGGCCTGGTTTTGAGCGCGAGGTGA
- a CDS encoding 16S rRNA (uracil(1498)-N(3))-methyltransferase, producing the protein MRRVFVLPEELGETKVILPPEESHYLLSVLRLRAGDRVAVHDGEGRARAGIILRESRGRVEVELGEYLSLPPEPPVFVTLFQGIPKGEKMDLVVQKATELGVSRIVPLLTERVVVQWDGERARKRRERWQRLAREAVRQCGRSTVPRIKEVTSLPQALEELEPETVGIMPWEGERNLSLRSCLHSRHPRRVALFIGPEGGFSEREVALARERGVFTVTLGPRILRTETAGLAALALILYGWGDLGGESKDW; encoded by the coding sequence ATGCGCCGCGTTTTCGTCCTGCCGGAAGAGCTAGGCGAAACTAAGGTAATCTTGCCGCCAGAAGAAAGCCACTATCTCCTTAGCGTCCTGCGCCTGCGAGCAGGGGACCGGGTGGCGGTGCATGACGGGGAAGGACGCGCCCGCGCGGGAATAATCTTGCGGGAGAGCAGAGGAAGAGTAGAAGTAGAACTAGGTGAATATCTTTCCTTACCTCCGGAGCCCCCGGTATTCGTCACCCTCTTTCAGGGCATACCCAAGGGAGAGAAGATGGATTTGGTGGTGCAGAAGGCTACGGAGTTGGGTGTCTCCCGCATCGTCCCTCTGCTCACCGAGCGAGTGGTGGTCCAGTGGGACGGGGAACGGGCTCGCAAGAGGAGGGAGCGCTGGCAGCGCCTAGCCCGGGAGGCGGTACGCCAGTGCGGCCGCAGCACCGTCCCCCGGATAAAGGAGGTTACTTCGCTCCCGCAGGCCCTGGAGGAACTGGAGCCGGAAACGGTGGGGATCATGCCCTGGGAAGGGGAAAGAAACCTCTCCTTGCGTTCATGTCTCCATTCCCGCCATCCTCGGCGGGTGGCCCTTTTCATCGGCCCCGAAGGGGGATTTAGCGAGCGGGAGGTAGCTCTAGCCCGGGAACGAGGAGTTTTTACGGTGACCTTGGGACCTCGTATCCTGCGCACGGAAACAGCGGGCCTAGCGGCTTTAGCCCTGATACTTTACGGTTGGGGTGATCTAGGAGGCGAAAGCAAAGATTGGTAG
- the mtaB gene encoding tRNA (N(6)-L-threonylcarbamoyladenosine(37)-C(2))-methylthiotransferase MtaB: protein MVENREERPLRVAFYTLGCKVNQCDTAEMAALFAQRGYQIVDFEEPADVYVVNTCVVTHTAAQKSRQAIRRAWRRNPRSLVVVTGCYAQLDPELISSLPGVRVVAGTGAKKELPDLVEEARCSGRQLVAVKDIPSSFEDLPAYFFGRTRAFLKVQEGCRDFCTYCIVPYVRGPCRSRPLEAVLKAARRFLQEGFVELVLTGTHLGLYGQDLTPSLTLAHLVERLLEFPELKRLRLSSIEPLEVTADLIELMRRDSRFCPHLHIPLQSGDDEILRRMGRRYTTAQYRELVARLREAVPDIAITTDVMVGFPGETEEAFARTERLLRELELAGMHVFPYSPRPGTPAARFPGRVPWPEVERRLERLLLLRDELRQRYAQRFLGRDVEVLLEKVEEKQGLGLSPHYLPVIVFGSLLSPGKLVQVRVERVAEGTLYGHLYP, encoded by the coding sequence TTGGTAGAAAACAGGGAAGAACGGCCACTGCGGGTAGCCTTCTACACCTTAGGCTGCAAGGTCAACCAGTGCGACACGGCGGAGATGGCCGCCCTTTTTGCCCAGCGTGGCTATCAAATAGTGGACTTTGAGGAGCCGGCCGACGTTTACGTGGTCAACACCTGCGTGGTGACCCACACGGCGGCCCAGAAGTCCCGTCAGGCTATAAGAAGAGCCTGGCGCCGCAATCCCCGCTCCTTAGTGGTGGTCACCGGCTGCTACGCCCAGCTCGATCCCGAACTTATAAGCTCCCTTCCTGGGGTGCGGGTGGTGGCTGGAACAGGCGCCAAGAAGGAATTGCCCGATCTGGTCGAGGAAGCTCGGTGCTCCGGCAGGCAGCTGGTGGCGGTGAAGGACATTCCTTCTTCCTTCGAGGATCTGCCCGCCTACTTTTTCGGGCGCACCCGGGCTTTCCTTAAAGTGCAGGAGGGGTGCCGTGACTTCTGCACTTACTGCATCGTTCCTTATGTCCGGGGCCCTTGCCGTAGCCGCCCTCTGGAGGCGGTCTTAAAGGCTGCTCGCCGCTTCTTGCAGGAGGGGTTTGTGGAGCTGGTCCTCACGGGAACCCATCTGGGGCTTTACGGGCAGGACTTGACCCCGTCGCTCACCCTGGCCCACCTAGTGGAGAGGTTGCTAGAGTTTCCGGAGCTCAAGCGGTTGCGCCTGAGTTCCATCGAGCCTTTAGAAGTGACGGCAGACCTCATTGAGCTTATGCGCCGGGATTCCCGTTTCTGCCCCCACCTGCACATTCCCCTACAGAGTGGCGATGATGAGATCTTGCGGCGCATGGGCAGGCGCTACACCACAGCGCAGTACCGGGAGTTGGTGGCAAGACTGCGGGAAGCCGTACCCGACATCGCCATCACCACCGACGTGATGGTGGGCTTCCCGGGGGAGACCGAAGAGGCCTTTGCCCGCACGGAGCGTTTGCTTAGAGAGCTTGAGCTGGCGGGCATGCACGTTTTCCCTTACTCCCCCCGTCCCGGTACCCCTGCCGCCCGCTTCCCGGGCCGCGTTCCCTGGCCAGAGGTGGAAAGGCGTCTTGAGCGTTTGCTCCTTCTCCGGGACGAGCTGCGGCAGCGGTACGCCCAGCGCTTCCTCGGCCGGGATGTAGAGGTGCTTCTAGAAAAGGTGGAGGAAAAGCAGGGACTGGGCCTTTCGCCCCATTACCTCCCCGTGATCGTCTTCGGTTCCCTCCTTTCTCCCGGCAAGCTGGTGCAGGTGCGGGTGGAAAGGGTGGCGGAAGGAACACTCTACGGGCATCTTTATCCGTAA
- a CDS encoding stage V sporulation protein S, with translation MQTLKVSSKTDPKKLAVALCESLKESGGEVILQAVGAGAVNQAVKGIIIARGLAAPEGADLKAVPGFAETELDGRQITAVRFRVLWR, from the coding sequence TTGCAAACCCTCAAGGTATCGAGCAAGACCGATCCAAAAAAGTTAGCCGTAGCTCTTTGCGAGAGCTTGAAGGAAAGCGGTGGAGAAGTGATCTTGCAGGCAGTAGGTGCCGGTGCGGTGAACCAGGCTGTTAAAGGAATTATCATCGCCCGTGGTTTGGCGGCGCCTGAGGGGGCTGATCTGAAGGCGGTGCCCGGCTTTGCCGAAACGGAACTCGACGGCAGGCAGATAACCGCCGTGCGCTTCCGCGTGCTGTGGCGTTAA
- a CDS encoding DUF4350 domain-containing protein — translation MRVAWSSTHQEFLLSDGYYFSGLAREAHKRGIVIEEIDDFAALFAREVIVFNYPEKPFTPEERARIEWAVKNEGKRVVFTAHFRNKDGVAAICSKVTEPFGIKILPEGVRDEVHSLDEDPFILVTEAVEAYNEKVKKVVFPYPAPLEVGPEVRVILRGMDTAHTDTGVPAPILVAERTFPGGGSLVVCGSCIFWDNYSLFRLDNLPFALSILQGREVGA, via the coding sequence TTGCGCGTTGCCTGGAGCTCCACGCATCAGGAGTTTCTTCTCTCGGACGGTTACTACTTTTCCGGTCTGGCACGGGAAGCGCACAAGCGGGGCATCGTCATAGAGGAGATCGACGATTTTGCCGCTCTTTTCGCGCGGGAGGTCATTGTGTTTAACTACCCGGAGAAGCCCTTTACTCCGGAAGAAAGAGCCAGAATAGAGTGGGCGGTAAAGAACGAGGGGAAAAGAGTCGTCTTTACCGCCCATTTTCGCAACAAGGACGGGGTGGCCGCCATCTGCTCGAAAGTGACCGAACCTTTCGGAATCAAGATACTGCCCGAAGGGGTAAGGGACGAGGTACATTCCCTGGATGAAGATCCCTTCATCCTGGTAACGGAAGCGGTGGAAGCCTACAACGAAAAGGTGAAGAAGGTGGTCTTTCCTTACCCGGCACCTCTAGAGGTCGGTCCAGAGGTAAGGGTGATCCTGCGGGGGATGGACACGGCCCACACCGACACGGGTGTTCCTGCCCCTATCCTGGTCGCCGAGCGTACCTTCCCGGGGGGCGGGAGTCTGGTGGTTTGCGGTAGCTGCATCTTCTGGGATAATTACTCCCTCTTCCGCCTGGACAACCTGCCCTTTGCTCTGAGCATCTTGCAGGGAAGGGAAGTCGGCGCGTGA
- a CDS encoding SAM hydrolase/SAM-dependent halogenase family protein — protein MRLVAFLSDFGFSVYVGVVKGVILSLCPSTRIVDLTHAVTPFAVREGAWYLLTSYSYFPEGTIFLAVVDPGVGGPRQPLAIRTQRYYFVGPDNGLLFPAAEEDGIEEVVALWRHRGASRTFEARDVFAPAVARLAKGEPLASLGHPTTIEVRLRFHRQGREGEVVVIDSFGNVITNLPPLPGAGYYQLRSATGIEMTLPFYPTYAEAPREKLFLTTGSAGTLEIALREGRAADLLPLPPGTIVELVATNPLP, from the coding sequence ATGCGGCTGGTGGCCTTCCTTTCCGATTTCGGTTTTTCGGTCTACGTCGGGGTGGTCAAGGGAGTGATTCTCTCCCTCTGCCCCAGCACCAGGATTGTGGATCTCACCCACGCGGTTACCCCTTTCGCGGTGCGGGAGGGCGCCTGGTACTTACTTACCAGCTACTCCTATTTTCCCGAGGGAACGATATTCCTGGCGGTGGTGGATCCCGGTGTGGGCGGCCCCCGCCAGCCCCTGGCCATAAGGACGCAGCGCTACTACTTCGTGGGTCCGGATAACGGCCTGCTCTTTCCGGCCGCAGAGGAAGACGGCATAGAAGAAGTGGTGGCCCTCTGGCGTCACCGGGGGGCTTCCAGAACTTTCGAGGCGCGCGACGTTTTTGCACCGGCGGTAGCCCGCCTGGCTAAAGGAGAACCGCTTGCTTCTCTGGGGCATCCCACCACGATCGAGGTGCGCCTGCGCTTTCACCGCCAGGGAAGAGAGGGGGAGGTGGTGGTCATCGACTCCTTCGGTAATGTCATCACCAACCTCCCCCCTCTGCCGGGAGCGGGTTACTACCAGTTGCGCAGCGCGACGGGTATCGAGATGACCTTGCCTTTCTATCCTACCTACGCTGAAGCTCCTAGAGAGAAGCTCTTTCTCACCACCGGTTCGGCCGGCACTCTAGAAATCGCTCTGCGCGAGGGAAGGGCGGCTGACCTACTTCCCCTCCCTCCCGGGACTATTGTGGAGCTTGTGGCCACAAACCCGCTTCCTTGA